From a single Bacillota bacterium genomic region:
- a CDS encoding DUF6657 family protein → MGEIKTAYEKAMERVEKMNIAGVDLTDLEYVPKGHTAAAMFLDVKDFNVAAELGKYEEDNRVFVKRGMEETFLRNIQLPRADLTQENNKRAMEGLMAIKQDRSALQQIFSELEYLFHYYEQSLEHAYANLKESYSARLEQAQDALERQTGTRVKYDVERHPGFQEEWLRTQGQLDSQYEAVLAEQKTKIGKIN, encoded by the coding sequence ATGGGTGAAATCAAGACCGCCTACGAAAAGGCTATGGAACGCGTGGAAAAAATGAATATCGCCGGTGTGGATCTGACGGACCTTGAGTATGTCCCCAAGGGTCACACCGCTGCGGCGATGTTTTTAGATGTAAAAGATTTTAACGTTGCCGCCGAGCTCGGAAAATACGAAGAAGACAATCGTGTATTCGTAAAACGAGGGATGGAAGAGACCTTTTTAAGGAACATCCAACTTCCGCGGGCCGATTTGACTCAGGAAAACAACAAGCGGGCCATGGAGGGTCTGATGGCGATAAAGCAGGACCGGTCTGCCCTGCAGCAGATCTTCAGCGAGCTGGAATACCTTTTTCATTACTATGAACAGTCTTTGGAGCACGCTTACGCCAACCTTAAAGAGAGTTATTCCGCCAGGCTGGAGCAGGCGCAGGACGCCCTTGAACGTCAGACGGGGACAAGGGTGAAGTACGATGTGGAGCGTCACCCGGGTTTCCAGGAGGAGTGGCTGAGGACCCAGGGCCAGCTTGACAGTCAATATGAAGCGGTATTGGCCGAACAAAAAACGAAGATAGGAAAAATCAATTGA
- a CDS encoding DUF502 domain-containing protein, with product MSKTEKARRKSIKRNLRNYFLTGMAVILPAAVTVYILWKIFGFVDGLIGGLVVRFLPFGIPGLGLVITVVLILSVGVLVTNVVGRRLLFYWESVVYRIPLANTLYRTAKEIVDTFSQEKKQVFREVVMVRFPHPESWAVGFLVGEVGGIIRNAVGQELVKVLVPHVPVPMSGFLIFVPREDIVFLNIPVEDGLRMIVSTGIIEPNNARNVIKSEI from the coding sequence ATGAGTAAAACAGAAAAAGCGAGGCGAAAATCGATCAAACGCAACTTGCGCAACTACTTTCTCACCGGAATGGCGGTTATTCTTCCGGCCGCGGTTACCGTTTATATTTTATGGAAGATTTTTGGCTTTGTCGACGGGCTTATCGGAGGGTTGGTAGTCCGTTTCTTACCTTTTGGGATTCCCGGTCTCGGGCTCGTGATCACCGTGGTGTTGATCCTTTCCGTGGGCGTATTGGTCACCAACGTTGTCGGCAGGCGTCTCCTTTTTTACTGGGAGTCCGTGGTCTACCGGATACCTCTTGCTAATACCCTTTACCGTACCGCAAAAGAGATAGTCGATACCTTCAGCCAGGAGAAGAAACAGGTATTCCGGGAAGTCGTAATGGTCCGGTTCCCCCACCCGGAAAGCTGGGCGGTGGGCTTTCTCGTCGGTGAGGTCGGCGGGATAATCAGAAACGCCGTGGGCCAGGAACTGGTTAAGGTACTGGTGCCGCACGTTCCGGTGCCGATGTCCGGCTTCTTGATTTTTGTACCGAGGGAGGACATTGTATTTCTCAATATTCCGGTTGAAGACGGGCTGCGGATGATCGTATCCACCGGTATTATTGAGCCGAACAACGCCAGGAATGTTATTAAATCCGAGATCTGA
- a CDS encoding MFS transporter codes for MPYGEARRGETSQLIEWFRQRFVTPFWIGFLLNLSFESSRLFIPLLTRDLGGTVMDVGLVGAANGLAYFAAAFVFGRQADLFGRLRFIRIGLALSALAFLGQLLALDVGTLLAVRTVVGFALGITTGALVVFAYENHGGVGKFSSFGALGLIAGSLASAVLKEYNLLFVLSFFSCAVAFFLSLHLEEYNKLQIPPPPRFLTVIWRNRAVYWPFFLRQLGASAVWIIFPLFLRELGADKFWIAMVVTTNYAGQAVLMALIERFTGRGMFRLGLFLSGIVFLLYTAAAFYFQVIPMQALLSLAWSMLYIEALVLLLRSGEEKGTATGIMVATTNLCMAAGPFIGGFLSSVWGYSAPMYAAAALSFAGLLWAPKNVRRKRA; via the coding sequence GTGCCGTACGGGGAGGCAAGAAGGGGAGAGACGAGTCAGTTGATTGAATGGTTCCGGCAGCGGTTTGTCACCCCGTTTTGGATAGGGTTCCTTTTAAACCTGTCTTTTGAATCCTCCCGGTTGTTTATCCCCCTTCTGACCCGGGATCTCGGCGGAACGGTTATGGATGTCGGTCTCGTCGGCGCGGCTAACGGGCTGGCCTATTTCGCCGCCGCTTTTGTTTTCGGACGCCAGGCTGACCTTTTCGGCAGACTCCGCTTCATCAGAATCGGGCTCGCGTTGAGCGCCCTTGCTTTCCTCGGTCAGTTGCTTGCCCTGGACGTAGGCACCTTGCTGGCGGTGCGGACGGTCGTGGGATTTGCCCTGGGGATTACCACCGGGGCGCTGGTGGTCTTCGCCTACGAGAACCACGGCGGGGTGGGAAAGTTCAGTTCATTCGGCGCCCTGGGCCTGATTGCGGGATCCTTGGCTTCCGCAGTGTTAAAGGAGTATAATCTTCTCTTCGTCCTGAGTTTCTTCAGCTGTGCGGTGGCCTTCTTCCTCAGTCTGCATCTGGAAGAGTACAACAAGCTGCAAATCCCTCCTCCGCCGAGGTTCCTCACGGTCATCTGGCGCAACCGCGCCGTATACTGGCCTTTTTTCCTGAGACAGTTAGGGGCGTCCGCGGTCTGGATTATTTTCCCGCTGTTCCTTCGGGAGTTGGGCGCCGATAAATTCTGGATAGCGATGGTGGTCACCACAAACTATGCCGGTCAGGCGGTATTGATGGCCCTGATTGAACGCTTCACTGGAAGGGGAATGTTCCGGCTGGGGCTGTTTCTTTCCGGGATCGTCTTCTTACTCTACACCGCCGCCGCCTTTTATTTTCAGGTCATCCCGATGCAGGCGCTCCTTTCTCTGGCGTGGTCGATGCTTTACATCGAGGCCTTGGTTCTGCTCTTACGGTCGGGTGAGGAAAAAGGCACGGCCACGGGGATTATGGTCGCGACCACAAATCTATGCATGGCGGCGGGTCCGTTTATTGGCGGTTTTTTGTCGTCCGTCTGGGGTTACAGCGCGCCGATGTATGCCGCAGCCGCCTTGAGCTTTGCCGGCCTCTTGTGGGCCCCAAAAAACGTCCGACGCAAGAGAGCTTAG
- the ytaF gene encoding sporulation membrane protein YtaF, with the protein MDLIGALLLVLAVNIDSLGVGISLGAKKIRVPLISNVLIASITSFGTLAALLAGQWLSGRFSSVLGKYIGCMVISGMGIWVIYDEVRRRKASGVLRKKEPVPEDSRDGDTDSQKLTDLLLTPPLADSDYSGHIDIREACLLGGALTLNNFAGGFGAGFLGLRPVFTSFAVAFISLLLLWCGLKVGENYISRWLGGKAGTAAGVLLILIGGYQLFI; encoded by the coding sequence ATGGACCTGATCGGCGCGTTACTTCTGGTGCTTGCGGTGAACATTGACAGCCTTGGGGTGGGGATTTCCCTGGGGGCTAAGAAAATCCGCGTCCCTCTTATTTCTAACGTACTGATCGCTTCCATAACAAGCTTCGGTACGCTGGCGGCGCTTTTGGCGGGACAGTGGCTTTCAGGCCGGTTCTCATCGGTGTTGGGTAAATACATCGGCTGTATGGTGATATCGGGCATGGGGATCTGGGTCATATACGACGAGGTGCGCAGACGAAAGGCTTCGGGAGTATTACGCAAGAAGGAACCAGTACCGGAAGACTCAAGAGACGGTGATACCGACTCCCAGAAGCTGACGGACCTTTTGTTGACACCTCCGCTTGCCGACTCTGATTATTCAGGCCATATCGATATAAGGGAGGCCTGCCTGCTGGGCGGGGCCTTAACCCTGAACAACTTTGCCGGCGGGTTCGGCGCCGGCTTTCTGGGATTGCGCCCGGTATTCACCTCCTTTGCCGTAGCCTTTATCAGTCTGTTGTTATTGTGGTGCGGGTTGAAGGTAGGCGAGAACTACATCTCACGCTGGCTCGGCGGTAAGGCCGGAACAGCCGCCGGCGTCTTACTCATACTCATCGGCGGATACCAGTTGTTTATTTAA